GGACCTCTTCGACACAACACCGAACCCGGGCCCATGACCTCGCTCGTGGCGCCGGAAGCGCGCTTGGCGGCCCACGGGGGCCAAGCGGGTTCGCGCGTCGCGCTCCTGGACGGGTTCCGGCTCACCCTCGGAGCCGACGCCGTCCCGGTCTCCGGGGGAGCCGAGCGCCTGCTGGCGTTCGTGGCGGTGCGCCGGAGGGCCGTGGGACGGCTGTTCGTGGCGGGCTCGCTGTGGGCGGACGCGACCGAAGGCCACGCCTACGCGGCTTTGAGGTCGACGTTGCTCCGGATGAATCGCGCCTGCCGGGACACGCTGCTGGTCACCCCGTCGAGCCTGGCGCTCGCGCCCGGCGTCTCGGTCGACCTGCGCGACGCCCAGGCGCTCGCCCACCGCCTGCTGGAAGCCGGTCCGCACGCCGCGGCGGACCTGAGCGTGGAGGCCGTCACCACCCTGTCGTCGGAACTGCTGCCGTTCTGGTGCGACGACTGGGTCGACTTCGAGGCCGAGGACTGGCGCCAGCTCCGGCTCCACGCGTTGGAGGCGGTGGTGGACGGCTTGGTGCAGGCGAGGCGGTTCGGTGACGCCACGGCGGCGGCGAGCGTGGTCGTCCGGGCCGACCCGTTGCGGGAGAGCGCGCAGACCGCCCTCATCCGC
This genomic window from Saccharothrix sp. HUAS TT1 contains:
- a CDS encoding BTAD domain-containing putative transcriptional regulator; protein product: MTSLVAPEARLAAHGGQAGSRVALLDGFRLTLGADAVPVSGGAERLLAFVAVRRRAVGRLFVAGSLWADATEGHAYAALRSTLLRMNRACRDTLLVTPSSLALAPGVSVDLRDAQALAHRLLEAGPHAAADLSVEAVTTLSSELLPFWCDDWVDFEAEDWRQLRLHALEAVVDGLVQARRFGDATAAASVVVRADPLRESAQTALIRVHLAEGNRSEAAHAFDRFSRLLHVDLGLAPTQELRDLVGRHPRPPRGGPDR